A part of Amphiprion ocellaris isolate individual 3 ecotype Okinawa chromosome 16, ASM2253959v1, whole genome shotgun sequence genomic DNA contains:
- the ndst2a gene encoding bifunctional heparan sulfate N-deacetylase/N-sulfotransferase 2: MVGGGLGVWKLMRGIRQLELHRLILALIIFCLLSMAFLAYYVSNSPKIKEAPPLPFSDCGGGGGMSPGLSTGAAGKGPGGQRAPLFLPPRQGRLRHVKAMDNSRTEPVILVFVESIYSQLGQEIVAILESSRFHYRTEIAPGKGDMPTLTEHNRGRYTLIIYENVLKYVNLDAWNRDLLDKYCAEYGVGVIGFFKANENSLLSAQLKGFPLFLHSHLGLRDYRINPNAPLLYITKPNQVEQGSLPGDDWTIFQSNHSTYEPVLLASTKSSEVLVHFGPSPLRALHATVVQDLGLHDGIQRVLFGNNLNYWLHKLVFVDAIAYLTGKRLCLSLDRHILVDVDDIFVGKEGTRMKVSDVEALLNTQNKLRALVPNFTFNLGFSGKFYHTGTDEEDQGDDMLLQHRMDFWWFPHMWSHMQPHLFHNVSVLAEQMRLNKIFAQEHGIPTDMGYAVAPHHSGVYPVHTQLYEAWKSVWGIKVTSTEEYPHLRPARYRRGFIHNGIQVLPRQTCGLFTHTIFYNEYPGGSKELDKSIRGGELFLTVLLNPVSIFMTHLSNYGNDRLGLYTFESLVKFVQCWTNLRLQTLPPIQLAQKYFQIFPEERDPLWQNPCHDKRHKDIWSKEKTCDRLPRFLIIGPQKTGTTALHSFLSLHPAITSSFPSPTTFEEIQFFSGASYDNGIDWYMDFFPFPSNVSTDFMFEKSANYFDTEAAPKRAAALLPRAKILAVLINPSDRAYSWYQHQRAHQDPAALNNTFHDVVTAGPSAPRDLLALQRRCLNPGAYAAHLDRWLQHYQPSQLHIVDGALLRSNPALAMEGIQRFLGVTPIFNYTQALMYDESKGFWCQRVEGGRAKCLGKSKGRRYPDMSSEMRSFLAEYYREHNMELLRLLNRLGQPLPSWLRQELQSTSWS; this comes from the exons ATGGTGGGTGGTGGCTTAGGTGTTTGGAAGCTAATGAGAGGTATACGCCAGCTGGAGCTTCACCGCCTCATCCTGGCACTTATCATCTTCTGTTTGCTGTCCATGGCCTTCCTAGCTTACTATGTCTCCAACAGCCCCAAAATCAAGGAGGCCCCCCCTTTACCCTTCAGTGActgtggtggaggaggggggaTGTCACCAGGATTGAGCACTGGGGCTGCTGGTAAAGGGCCAGGTGGCCAGAGGGCACCTCTTTTCCTTCCCCCACGCCAGGGACGACTAAGACACGTGAAGGCGATGGACAATTCCAGAACAGAGCCTGTGATTCTGGTGTTTGTAGAGAGTATCTACTCTCAGCTGGGCCAGGAGATTGTAGCCATATTAGAGTCAAGTCGCTTCCACTACCGGACAGAGATAGCTCCAGGTAAAGGTGATATGCCCACACTGACAGAGCATAACCGTGGACGCTACACATTAATCATTtatgaaaatgtgttaaaatatgTCAATCTGGATGCATGGAACCGTGACTTGCTAGACAAGTACTGTGCTGAGTATGGAGTAGGTGTCATTGGCTTCTTCAAAGCTAATGAAAACTCACTTCTCAGCGCACAGCTCAAAGGATTCCCTCTCTTTCTGCACTCACACCTGGGACTCAGGGACTACCGCATCAACCCCAATGCTCCTCTACTCTACATCACCAAGCCCAATCAAGTGGAGCAGGGCTCTTTACCAGGGGATGATTGGACCATTTTCCAATCTAACCACTCTACCTATGAACCAGTGCTTCTGGCCAGCACAAAGTCCTCTGAGGTACTGGTACATTTTGGACCCAGCCCTTTACGGGCCCTCCATGCCACAGTGGTCCAGGACTTGGGGCTTCATGATGGCATTCAACGAGTTCTCTTTGGAAATAATCTCAACTATTGGCTTCACAAACTGGTGTTTGTAGATGCCATTGCCTACCTGACAGGAAAGAGATTGTGTTTGTCCTTGGACCGTCATATTCTGGTGGACGTGGATGATATATTTGTTGGCAAGGAGGGAACCCGTATGAAGGTGTCTGATGTGGAG GCATTGCTCAACACTCAAAACAAGTTGAGAGCACTGGTCCCTAATTTCACATTCAACCTGGGATTTTCTGGAAAGTTCTATCACACAG gcaCTGATGAGGAGGATCAGGGAGATGACATGCTGCTGCAACACAGGATGGACTTCTGGTGGTTTCCTCACATGTGGAGCCATATGCAGCCTCACCTCTTTCACAACGTCAGTGTGCTGGCTGAACAGATGAGGCTCAACAAGATTTTTGCTCAG GAGCATGGCATCCCAACAGATATGGGCTATGCAGTAGCTCCGCACCACTCTGGGGTTTACCCAGTTCACACCCAACTCTATGAAGCCTGGAAGTCTGTTTGGGGAATCAAGGTGACCAGCACTGAGGAATACCCCCATCTGAGGCCAGCTCGGTACCGTCGTGGCTTTATCCACAATGGGATCCAG GTGTTACCCAGGCAGACGTGTGGTCTGTTTACCCATACAATTTTCTATAATGAATACCCAGGAGGTTCAAAGGAGCTGGACAAGAGCATCAGAGGAGGAGAGCTCTTCCTCACTGTCCTGCTAAACCCt GTCAGCATCTTCATGACCCACCTGTCTAACTATGGCAATGATCGTCTGGGTCTGTACACCTTTGAGTCTTTGGTGAAGTTTGTTCAATGCTGGACCAACCTCAGGCTGCAGACATTACCCCCCATCCAACTTGCTCAGAAATACTTCCAGATCTTCCCAGAGGAGAGAGACCCACTCTGGCAA AACCCTTGTCAtgacaagagacacaaagatATCTGGTCTAAAGAAAAGACCTGTGACAGACTCCCCAGGTTCCTCATCATTGGACCACAAAAAACAG GCACTACAGCGCTTCATTCATTCCTGAGCCTCCACCCAGCAATCACCAGCTCCTTCCCGAGCCCCACCACCTTTGAAGAGATCCAGTTCTTCAGTGGGGCAAGCTATGACAATGGGATCGACTg GTACATGGACTTCTTCCCATTCCCTTCCAATGTCAGCACAGACTTCATGTTTGAAAAGAGTGCCAACTACTTTGACACAGAGGCAGCACCTAAaagagctgctgctctgctacCCAGAGCCAAAATCCTAGCAGTGCTCATCAACCCATCTGACAGGGCTTACTCCTGGTACCAG CATCAAAGGGCCCACCAGGATCCTGCAGCCCTAAACAACACTTTCCATGATGTGGTGACGGCCGGCCCCTCAGCCCCCAGGGACCTGCTGGCCCTTCAGAGACGCTGCCTTAATCCTGGCGCTTATGCTGCCCACCTCGACCGCTGGTTGCAACACTATCAGCCCAGCCAG CTGCACATTGTGGACGGGGCCCTGCTGCGGTCTAACCCAGCGCTGGCAATGGAGGGAATCCAGAGATTTCTTGGAGTCACGCCCATCTTCAACTACACCCAGGCTCTAAT GTACGATGAAAGCAAAGGCTTCTGGTGTCAGCGAGTCGAGGGAGGTCGAGCCAAATGTCTGGGGAAGAGTAAAGGCAGGAGGTACCCAGATATGAGCTCTGAG atgcgTTCTTTTCTGGCAGAGTATTATCGTGAGCACAACATGGAGCTGCTGCGTTTGCTGAATCGGTTGGGTCAACCACTGCCGTCCTGGCTCCGCCAAGAACTTCAGAGTACCAGCTGGAGCTGA